Proteins encoded by one window of Pan troglodytes isolate AG18354 chromosome 16, NHGRI_mPanTro3-v2.0_pri, whole genome shotgun sequence:
- the FES gene encoding tyrosine-protein kinase Fes/Fps isoform X5 — MGFSSELCSPQGHGVLQQMQEAELRLLEGMRKWMAQRVKSDREYAGLLHHMSLQDSGGQSRAISPDSPISQSWAEITSQTEGLSRLLRQHAEDLNSGPLSKLSLLIRERQQLRKTYSEQWQQLQQELTKTHSQDIEKLKSQYRALARDSAQAKRKYQEASKDKDRDKAKDKYVRSLWKLFAHHNRYVLGVRAAQLHHQHHHQLLLPGLLRSLQDLHEEMACILLTSVTDELAVATEMVFRRQEMVTQLQQELQNEEENTHPRERVQLLGKRQVLQEALQGLQVALCSQAKLQAQQELLQTKLEHLGPSEPPPVLLLQDDRHSTSSSEQEREGGRTPTLEILKSHISGIFRPKFSLPPPLQLIPEVQKPLHEQLWYHGAIPRAEVAELLVHSGDFLVRESQGKQEYVLSVLWDGLPRHFIIQSLDGSCPLRMEAADPGSPALQNLYRLEGEGFPSIPLLIDHLLSTQQPLTKKSGVVLHRAVPKDKWVLNHEDLVLGEQIGRGNFGEVFSGRLRADNTLVAVKSCRETLPPDLKAKFLQEARILKQYSHPNIVRLIGVCTQKQPIYIVMELVQGGDFLTFLRTEGARLRVKTLLQMVGDAAAGMEYLESKCCIHRDLAARNCLVTEKNVLKISDFGMSREEADGVYAASGGLRQVPVKWTAPEALNYGRYSSESDVWSFGILLWETFSLGASPYPNLSNQQTREFVEKGGRLPCPELCPDAVFRLMEQCWAYEPGQRPSFSTIYQELQSIRKRHR, encoded by the exons ATGGGCTTCTCTTCCGAGCTGTGCAGCCCCCAGGGCCACGGGGTCCTGCAGCAAATGCAGGAGGCCGAGCTTCGTCTACTGGAGGGCATGAGAAAGTGGATGGCCCAGCGGGTCAAGAGTGACAGGGAGTATGCAGGACTGCTTCACCACATGTCCCTGCAGGACAGTGGGGGCCAGAGCCGGGCCATCAGCCCTGACAGCCCCATCAGTCAG TCCTGGGCTGAGATCACCAGCCAAACTGAGGGCCTGAGCCGGTTGCTGCGGCAGCACGCAGAGGATCTGAACTCAGGGCCCCTGAGCAAGCTGAGCCTGCTCATCCGGGAACGGCAGCAGCTTCGCAAGACCTACAGTGAGCAgtggcagcagctgcagcaggagCTCACCAAG ACCCACAGCCAGGACATTGAGAAGCTGAAGAGCCAGTACCGAGCTCTGGCACGGGACAGTGCCCAAGCCAAGCGCAAGTACCAGGAGGCCAGCAAAG ACAAGGACCGTGACAAGGCCAAGGACAAGTATGTGCGCAGCCTGTGGAAGCTCTTCGCTCACCACAACCGCTATGTGCTGGGCGTGCGGGCTGCGCAGCtacaccaccagcaccaccaccagcTCCTGCTGCCCGGCCTGCTGCGGTCACTGCAGGACCTGCACGAGGAGATGGCTTGCATCCT GCTGACCTCAGTGACAGATGAGCTGGCTGTGGCCACCGAGATGGTGTTCAGGCGGCAGGAGATGGTTACGCAGCTGCAACAGGAGCTCCAGAATGAAGAGGAGAACACCCACCCCCGGGAGCG GGTGCAGCTGCTGGGCAAGAGGCAAGTGCTGCAAGAAGCACTGCAGGGGCTGCAGGTGGCACTGTGCAGCCAGGCCAAGCTGCAGGCCCAGCAGGAGTTGCTGCAGACCAAGCTGGAGCACCTGGGCCCCAGCGAGCCCCCGCCTGTGCTGCTCCTGCAGGATGACCGCCACTCCACGTCGTCCTCG GAGCAGGAGCGAGAGGGGGGAAGGACACCCACGCTGGAGATCCTTAAGAGCCACATCTCAGGAATCTTCCGCCCCAAGTTCTCG CTCCCTCCACCGCTGCAGCTCATTCCGGAGGTGCAGAAGCCCCTGCATGAGCAGCTGTGGTACCACGGGGCCATCCCGAGGGCAGAGGTGGCTGAGCTGCTGGTGCACTCTGGGGACTTCCTGGTGCGGGAGAGCCAGGGCAAGCAGGAGTACGTGCTGTCGGTGCTGTGGGATGGTCTGCCCCGGCACTTCATCATCCAGTCCTTGGAT GGCTCATGCCCCCTCAGAATGGAGGCTGCTGACCCCGGGTCCCCTGCCCTGCAGAACCTGTACCGACTGGAAGGGGAAGGCTTTCCTAGCATTCCTTTGCTCATCGACCACCTACTGAGCACCCAGCAGCCCCTCACCAAGAAGAGTGGTGTTGTCCTGCACAGGGCTGTGCCCAAG GACAAGTGGGTGCTGAACCATGAGGACCTGGTGTTGGGTGAGCAGATTGGACGG GGGAACTTTGGCGAAGTGTTCAGCGGACGCCTGCGAGCCGACAACACTCTGGTGGCGGTGAAGTCTTGTCGAGAGACGCTCCCACCTGACCTCAAGGCCAAGTTTCTACAGGAAGCGAG GATCCTGAAGCAGTACAGCCACCCCAACATCGTGCGTCTCATTGGTGTCTGCACCCAGAAGCAGCCCATCTACATCGTCATGGAGCTTGTGCAGG GGGGCGACTTCCTGACCTTCCTCCGCACGGAGGGGGCCCGCCTGCGGGTGAAGACTCTGCTGCAGATGGTGGGGGATGCAGCTGCTGGCATGGAGTACCTGGAGAGCAAGTGCTGCATCCACCG GGACCTGGCTGCTCGGAACTGCCTGGTGACAGAGAAGAATGTCCTGAAGATCAGTGACTTTGGGATGTCCCGAGAGGAAGCTGATGGGGTCTATGCAGCCTCAGGGGGCCTCAGACAAGTCCCCGTGAAGTGGACCGCACCTGAGGCCCTTAACTACG GCCGCTACTCCTCCGAAAGCGACGTGTGGAGCTTTGGCATCTTGCTCTGGGAGACCTTCAGCCTGGGGGCCTCCCCCTATCCCAACCTCAGCAATCAGCAGACACGGGAGTTTGTGGAGAAGG GGGGCCGTCTGCCCTGCCCAGAGCTGTGTCCTGATGCCGTGTTCAGGCTCATGGAGCAGTGCTGGGCCTATGAGCCTGGGCAGCGGCCCAGCTTCAGCACCATCTACCAGGAGCTGCAGAGCATCCGAAAGCGGCATCGGTGA
- the FES gene encoding tyrosine-protein kinase Fes/Fps isoform X4, with the protein MGFSSELCSPQGHGVLQQMQEAELRLLEGMRKWMAQRVKSDREYAGLLHHMSLQDSGGQSRAISPDSPISQTHSQDIEKLKSQYRALARDSAQAKRKYQEASKDKDRDKAKDKYVRSLWKLFAHHNRYVLGVRAAQLHHQHHHQLLLPGLLRSLQDLHEEMACILKEILQEYLEISSLVQDEVVAIHREMAAAAARIQPEAEYQGFLRQYGSAPDVPPCVTFDESLLEEGEPLEPGELQLNELTVESVQHTLTSVTDELAVATEMVFRRQEMVTQLQQELQNEEENTHPRERVQLLGKRQVLQEALQGLQVALCSQAKLQAQQELLQTKLEHLGPSEPPPVLLLQDDRHSTSSSEQEREGGRTPTLEILKSHISGIFRPKFSLPPPLQLIPEVQKPLHEQLWYHGAIPRAEVAELLVHSGDFLVRESQGKQEYVLSVLWDGLPRHFIIQSLDNLYRLEGEGFPSIPLLIDHLLSTQQPLTKKSGVVLHRAVPKDKWVLNHEDLVLGEQIGRGNFGEVFSGRLRADNTLVAVKSCRETLPPDLKAKFLQEARILKQYSHPNIVRLIGVCTQKQPIYIVMELVQGGDFLTFLRTEGARLRVKTLLQMVGDAAAGMEYLESKCCIHRDLAARNCLVTEKNVLKISDFGMSREEADGVYAASGGLRQVPVKWTAPEALNYGRYSSESDVWSFGILLWETFSLGASPYPNLSNQQTREFVEKGGRLPCPELCPDAVFRLMEQCWAYEPGQRPSFSTIYQELQSIRKRHR; encoded by the exons ATGGGCTTCTCTTCCGAGCTGTGCAGCCCCCAGGGCCACGGGGTCCTGCAGCAAATGCAGGAGGCCGAGCTTCGTCTACTGGAGGGCATGAGAAAGTGGATGGCCCAGCGGGTCAAGAGTGACAGGGAGTATGCAGGACTGCTTCACCACATGTCCCTGCAGGACAGTGGGGGCCAGAGCCGGGCCATCAGCCCTGACAGCCCCATCAGTCAG ACCCACAGCCAGGACATTGAGAAGCTGAAGAGCCAGTACCGAGCTCTGGCACGGGACAGTGCCCAAGCCAAGCGCAAGTACCAGGAGGCCAGCAAAG ACAAGGACCGTGACAAGGCCAAGGACAAGTATGTGCGCAGCCTGTGGAAGCTCTTCGCTCACCACAACCGCTATGTGCTGGGCGTGCGGGCTGCGCAGCtacaccaccagcaccaccaccagcTCCTGCTGCCCGGCCTGCTGCGGTCACTGCAGGACCTGCACGAGGAGATGGCTTGCATCCT GAAGGAGATCCTGCAGGAATACCTGGAGATTAGCAGCCTGGTGCAGGATGAGGTGGTGGCCATTCACCGGGAGATGGCTGCAGCTGCTGCCCGCATCCAGCCTGAGGCTGAGTACCAAGGCTTCCTGCGACAGTATGG GTCTGCACCTGACGTCCCACCCTGTGTCACATTCGATGAGTCGCTGCTTGAGGAGGGTGAACCGCTGGAGCCTGGGGAGCTCCAGCTGAACGAGCTGACTGTGGAGAGCGTGCAGCACAC GCTGACCTCAGTGACAGATGAGCTGGCTGTGGCCACCGAGATGGTGTTCAGGCGGCAGGAGATGGTTACGCAGCTGCAACAGGAGCTCCAGAATGAAGAGGAGAACACCCACCCCCGGGAGCG GGTGCAGCTGCTGGGCAAGAGGCAAGTGCTGCAAGAAGCACTGCAGGGGCTGCAGGTGGCACTGTGCAGCCAGGCCAAGCTGCAGGCCCAGCAGGAGTTGCTGCAGACCAAGCTGGAGCACCTGGGCCCCAGCGAGCCCCCGCCTGTGCTGCTCCTGCAGGATGACCGCCACTCCACGTCGTCCTCG GAGCAGGAGCGAGAGGGGGGAAGGACACCCACGCTGGAGATCCTTAAGAGCCACATCTCAGGAATCTTCCGCCCCAAGTTCTCG CTCCCTCCACCGCTGCAGCTCATTCCGGAGGTGCAGAAGCCCCTGCATGAGCAGCTGTGGTACCACGGGGCCATCCCGAGGGCAGAGGTGGCTGAGCTGCTGGTGCACTCTGGGGACTTCCTGGTGCGGGAGAGCCAGGGCAAGCAGGAGTACGTGCTGTCGGTGCTGTGGGATGGTCTGCCCCGGCACTTCATCATCCAGTCCTTGGAT AACCTGTACCGACTGGAAGGGGAAGGCTTTCCTAGCATTCCTTTGCTCATCGACCACCTACTGAGCACCCAGCAGCCCCTCACCAAGAAGAGTGGTGTTGTCCTGCACAGGGCTGTGCCCAAG GACAAGTGGGTGCTGAACCATGAGGACCTGGTGTTGGGTGAGCAGATTGGACGG GGGAACTTTGGCGAAGTGTTCAGCGGACGCCTGCGAGCCGACAACACTCTGGTGGCGGTGAAGTCTTGTCGAGAGACGCTCCCACCTGACCTCAAGGCCAAGTTTCTACAGGAAGCGAG GATCCTGAAGCAGTACAGCCACCCCAACATCGTGCGTCTCATTGGTGTCTGCACCCAGAAGCAGCCCATCTACATCGTCATGGAGCTTGTGCAGG GGGGCGACTTCCTGACCTTCCTCCGCACGGAGGGGGCCCGCCTGCGGGTGAAGACTCTGCTGCAGATGGTGGGGGATGCAGCTGCTGGCATGGAGTACCTGGAGAGCAAGTGCTGCATCCACCG GGACCTGGCTGCTCGGAACTGCCTGGTGACAGAGAAGAATGTCCTGAAGATCAGTGACTTTGGGATGTCCCGAGAGGAAGCTGATGGGGTCTATGCAGCCTCAGGGGGCCTCAGACAAGTCCCCGTGAAGTGGACCGCACCTGAGGCCCTTAACTACG GCCGCTACTCCTCCGAAAGCGACGTGTGGAGCTTTGGCATCTTGCTCTGGGAGACCTTCAGCCTGGGGGCCTCCCCCTATCCCAACCTCAGCAATCAGCAGACACGGGAGTTTGTGGAGAAGG GGGGCCGTCTGCCCTGCCCAGAGCTGTGTCCTGATGCCGTGTTCAGGCTCATGGAGCAGTGCTGGGCCTATGAGCCTGGGCAGCGGCCCAGCTTCAGCACCATCTACCAGGAGCTGCAGAGCATCCGAAAGCGGCATCGGTGA
- the FES gene encoding tyrosine-protein kinase Fes/Fps isoform X3 → MGFSSELCSPQGHGVLQQMQEAELRLLEGMRKWMAQRVKSDREYAGLLHHMSLQDSGGQSRAISPDSPISQTHSQDIEKLKSQYRALARDSAQAKRKYQEASKDKDRDKAKDKYVRSLWKLFAHHNRYVLGVRAAQLHHQHHHQLLLPGLLRSLQDLHEEMACILKEILQEYLEISSLVQDEVVAIHREMAAAAARIQPEAEYQGFLRQYGSAPDVPPCVTFDESLLEEGEPLEPGELQLNELTVESVQHTLTSVTDELAVATEMVFRRQEMVTQLQQELQNEEENTHPRERVQLLGKRQVLQEALQGLQVALCSQAKLQAQQELLQTKLEHLGPSEPPPVLLLQDDRHSTSSSEQEREGGRTPTLEILKSHISGIFRPKFSLPPPLQLIPEVQKPLHEQLWYHGAIPRAEVAELLVHSGDFLVRESQGKQEYVLSVLWDGLPRHFIIQSLDGSCPLRMEAADPGSPALQNLYRLEGEGFPSIPLLIDHLLSTQQPLTKKSGVVLHRAVPKDKWVLNHEDLVLGEQIGRGNFGEVFSGRLRADNTLVAVKSCRETLPPDLKAKFLQEARILKQYSHPNIVRLIGVCTQKQPIYIVMELVQGGDFLTFLRTEGARLRVKTLLQMVGDAAAGMEYLESKCCIHRDLAARNCLVTEKNVLKISDFGMSREEADGVYAASGGLRQVPVKWTAPEALNYGRYSSESDVWSFGILLWETFSLGASPYPNLSNQQTREFVEKGGRLPCPELCPDAVFRLMEQCWAYEPGQRPSFSTIYQELQSIRKRHR, encoded by the exons ATGGGCTTCTCTTCCGAGCTGTGCAGCCCCCAGGGCCACGGGGTCCTGCAGCAAATGCAGGAGGCCGAGCTTCGTCTACTGGAGGGCATGAGAAAGTGGATGGCCCAGCGGGTCAAGAGTGACAGGGAGTATGCAGGACTGCTTCACCACATGTCCCTGCAGGACAGTGGGGGCCAGAGCCGGGCCATCAGCCCTGACAGCCCCATCAGTCAG ACCCACAGCCAGGACATTGAGAAGCTGAAGAGCCAGTACCGAGCTCTGGCACGGGACAGTGCCCAAGCCAAGCGCAAGTACCAGGAGGCCAGCAAAG ACAAGGACCGTGACAAGGCCAAGGACAAGTATGTGCGCAGCCTGTGGAAGCTCTTCGCTCACCACAACCGCTATGTGCTGGGCGTGCGGGCTGCGCAGCtacaccaccagcaccaccaccagcTCCTGCTGCCCGGCCTGCTGCGGTCACTGCAGGACCTGCACGAGGAGATGGCTTGCATCCT GAAGGAGATCCTGCAGGAATACCTGGAGATTAGCAGCCTGGTGCAGGATGAGGTGGTGGCCATTCACCGGGAGATGGCTGCAGCTGCTGCCCGCATCCAGCCTGAGGCTGAGTACCAAGGCTTCCTGCGACAGTATGG GTCTGCACCTGACGTCCCACCCTGTGTCACATTCGATGAGTCGCTGCTTGAGGAGGGTGAACCGCTGGAGCCTGGGGAGCTCCAGCTGAACGAGCTGACTGTGGAGAGCGTGCAGCACAC GCTGACCTCAGTGACAGATGAGCTGGCTGTGGCCACCGAGATGGTGTTCAGGCGGCAGGAGATGGTTACGCAGCTGCAACAGGAGCTCCAGAATGAAGAGGAGAACACCCACCCCCGGGAGCG GGTGCAGCTGCTGGGCAAGAGGCAAGTGCTGCAAGAAGCACTGCAGGGGCTGCAGGTGGCACTGTGCAGCCAGGCCAAGCTGCAGGCCCAGCAGGAGTTGCTGCAGACCAAGCTGGAGCACCTGGGCCCCAGCGAGCCCCCGCCTGTGCTGCTCCTGCAGGATGACCGCCACTCCACGTCGTCCTCG GAGCAGGAGCGAGAGGGGGGAAGGACACCCACGCTGGAGATCCTTAAGAGCCACATCTCAGGAATCTTCCGCCCCAAGTTCTCG CTCCCTCCACCGCTGCAGCTCATTCCGGAGGTGCAGAAGCCCCTGCATGAGCAGCTGTGGTACCACGGGGCCATCCCGAGGGCAGAGGTGGCTGAGCTGCTGGTGCACTCTGGGGACTTCCTGGTGCGGGAGAGCCAGGGCAAGCAGGAGTACGTGCTGTCGGTGCTGTGGGATGGTCTGCCCCGGCACTTCATCATCCAGTCCTTGGAT GGCTCATGCCCCCTCAGAATGGAGGCTGCTGACCCCGGGTCCCCTGCCCTGCAGAACCTGTACCGACTGGAAGGGGAAGGCTTTCCTAGCATTCCTTTGCTCATCGACCACCTACTGAGCACCCAGCAGCCCCTCACCAAGAAGAGTGGTGTTGTCCTGCACAGGGCTGTGCCCAAG GACAAGTGGGTGCTGAACCATGAGGACCTGGTGTTGGGTGAGCAGATTGGACGG GGGAACTTTGGCGAAGTGTTCAGCGGACGCCTGCGAGCCGACAACACTCTGGTGGCGGTGAAGTCTTGTCGAGAGACGCTCCCACCTGACCTCAAGGCCAAGTTTCTACAGGAAGCGAG GATCCTGAAGCAGTACAGCCACCCCAACATCGTGCGTCTCATTGGTGTCTGCACCCAGAAGCAGCCCATCTACATCGTCATGGAGCTTGTGCAGG GGGGCGACTTCCTGACCTTCCTCCGCACGGAGGGGGCCCGCCTGCGGGTGAAGACTCTGCTGCAGATGGTGGGGGATGCAGCTGCTGGCATGGAGTACCTGGAGAGCAAGTGCTGCATCCACCG GGACCTGGCTGCTCGGAACTGCCTGGTGACAGAGAAGAATGTCCTGAAGATCAGTGACTTTGGGATGTCCCGAGAGGAAGCTGATGGGGTCTATGCAGCCTCAGGGGGCCTCAGACAAGTCCCCGTGAAGTGGACCGCACCTGAGGCCCTTAACTACG GCCGCTACTCCTCCGAAAGCGACGTGTGGAGCTTTGGCATCTTGCTCTGGGAGACCTTCAGCCTGGGGGCCTCCCCCTATCCCAACCTCAGCAATCAGCAGACACGGGAGTTTGTGGAGAAGG GGGGCCGTCTGCCCTGCCCAGAGCTGTGTCCTGATGCCGTGTTCAGGCTCATGGAGCAGTGCTGGGCCTATGAGCCTGGGCAGCGGCCCAGCTTCAGCACCATCTACCAGGAGCTGCAGAGCATCCGAAAGCGGCATCGGTGA
- the FES gene encoding tyrosine-protein kinase Fes/Fps isoform X8: protein MGFSSELCSPQGHGVLQQMQEAELRLLEGMRKWMAQRVKSDREYAGLLHHMSLQDSGGQSRAISPDSPISQTHSQDIEKLKSQYRALARDSAQAKRKYQEASKDKDRDKAKDKYVRSLWKLFAHHNRYVLGVRAAQLHHQHHHQLLLPGLLRSLQDLHEEMACILKEILQEYLEISSLVQDEVVAIHREMAAAAARIQPEAEYQGFLRQYGSAPDVPPCVTFDESLLEEGEPLEPGELQLNELTVESVQHTLTSVTDELAVATEMVFRRQEMVTQLQQELQNEEENTHPRERVQLLGKRQVLQEALQGLQVALCSQAKLQAQQELLQTKLEHLGPSEPPPVLLLQDDRHSTSSSEQEREGGRTPTLEILKSHISGIFRPKFSNLYRLEGEGFPSIPLLIDHLLSTQQPLTKKSGVVLHRAVPKDKWVLNHEDLVLGEQIGRGNFGEVFSGRLRADNTLVAVKSCRETLPPDLKAKFLQEARILKQYSHPNIVRLIGVCTQKQPIYIVMELVQGGDFLTFLRTEGARLRVKTLLQMVGDAAAGMEYLESKCCIHRDLAARNCLVTEKNVLKISDFGMSREEADGVYAASGGLRQVPVKWTAPEALNYGRYSSESDVWSFGILLWETFSLGASPYPNLSNQQTREFVEKGGRLPCPELCPDAVFRLMEQCWAYEPGQRPSFSTIYQELQSIRKRHR from the exons ATGGGCTTCTCTTCCGAGCTGTGCAGCCCCCAGGGCCACGGGGTCCTGCAGCAAATGCAGGAGGCCGAGCTTCGTCTACTGGAGGGCATGAGAAAGTGGATGGCCCAGCGGGTCAAGAGTGACAGGGAGTATGCAGGACTGCTTCACCACATGTCCCTGCAGGACAGTGGGGGCCAGAGCCGGGCCATCAGCCCTGACAGCCCCATCAGTCAG ACCCACAGCCAGGACATTGAGAAGCTGAAGAGCCAGTACCGAGCTCTGGCACGGGACAGTGCCCAAGCCAAGCGCAAGTACCAGGAGGCCAGCAAAG ACAAGGACCGTGACAAGGCCAAGGACAAGTATGTGCGCAGCCTGTGGAAGCTCTTCGCTCACCACAACCGCTATGTGCTGGGCGTGCGGGCTGCGCAGCtacaccaccagcaccaccaccagcTCCTGCTGCCCGGCCTGCTGCGGTCACTGCAGGACCTGCACGAGGAGATGGCTTGCATCCT GAAGGAGATCCTGCAGGAATACCTGGAGATTAGCAGCCTGGTGCAGGATGAGGTGGTGGCCATTCACCGGGAGATGGCTGCAGCTGCTGCCCGCATCCAGCCTGAGGCTGAGTACCAAGGCTTCCTGCGACAGTATGG GTCTGCACCTGACGTCCCACCCTGTGTCACATTCGATGAGTCGCTGCTTGAGGAGGGTGAACCGCTGGAGCCTGGGGAGCTCCAGCTGAACGAGCTGACTGTGGAGAGCGTGCAGCACAC GCTGACCTCAGTGACAGATGAGCTGGCTGTGGCCACCGAGATGGTGTTCAGGCGGCAGGAGATGGTTACGCAGCTGCAACAGGAGCTCCAGAATGAAGAGGAGAACACCCACCCCCGGGAGCG GGTGCAGCTGCTGGGCAAGAGGCAAGTGCTGCAAGAAGCACTGCAGGGGCTGCAGGTGGCACTGTGCAGCCAGGCCAAGCTGCAGGCCCAGCAGGAGTTGCTGCAGACCAAGCTGGAGCACCTGGGCCCCAGCGAGCCCCCGCCTGTGCTGCTCCTGCAGGATGACCGCCACTCCACGTCGTCCTCG GAGCAGGAGCGAGAGGGGGGAAGGACACCCACGCTGGAGATCCTTAAGAGCCACATCTCAGGAATCTTCCGCCCCAAGTTCTCG AACCTGTACCGACTGGAAGGGGAAGGCTTTCCTAGCATTCCTTTGCTCATCGACCACCTACTGAGCACCCAGCAGCCCCTCACCAAGAAGAGTGGTGTTGTCCTGCACAGGGCTGTGCCCAAG GACAAGTGGGTGCTGAACCATGAGGACCTGGTGTTGGGTGAGCAGATTGGACGG GGGAACTTTGGCGAAGTGTTCAGCGGACGCCTGCGAGCCGACAACACTCTGGTGGCGGTGAAGTCTTGTCGAGAGACGCTCCCACCTGACCTCAAGGCCAAGTTTCTACAGGAAGCGAG GATCCTGAAGCAGTACAGCCACCCCAACATCGTGCGTCTCATTGGTGTCTGCACCCAGAAGCAGCCCATCTACATCGTCATGGAGCTTGTGCAGG GGGGCGACTTCCTGACCTTCCTCCGCACGGAGGGGGCCCGCCTGCGGGTGAAGACTCTGCTGCAGATGGTGGGGGATGCAGCTGCTGGCATGGAGTACCTGGAGAGCAAGTGCTGCATCCACCG GGACCTGGCTGCTCGGAACTGCCTGGTGACAGAGAAGAATGTCCTGAAGATCAGTGACTTTGGGATGTCCCGAGAGGAAGCTGATGGGGTCTATGCAGCCTCAGGGGGCCTCAGACAAGTCCCCGTGAAGTGGACCGCACCTGAGGCCCTTAACTACG GCCGCTACTCCTCCGAAAGCGACGTGTGGAGCTTTGGCATCTTGCTCTGGGAGACCTTCAGCCTGGGGGCCTCCCCCTATCCCAACCTCAGCAATCAGCAGACACGGGAGTTTGTGGAGAAGG GGGGCCGTCTGCCCTGCCCAGAGCTGTGTCCTGATGCCGTGTTCAGGCTCATGGAGCAGTGCTGGGCCTATGAGCCTGGGCAGCGGCCCAGCTTCAGCACCATCTACCAGGAGCTGCAGAGCATCCGAAAGCGGCATCGGTGA
- the FES gene encoding tyrosine-protein kinase Fes/Fps isoform X9 gives MGFSSELCSPQGHGVLQQMQEAELRLLEGMRKWMAQRVKSDREYAGLLHHMSLQDSGGQSRAISPDSPISQTHSQDIEKLKSQYRALARDSAQAKRKYQEASKDKDRDKAKDKYVRSLWKLFAHHNRYVLGVRAAQLHHQHHHQLLLPGLLRSLQDLHEEMACILKEILQEYLEISSLVQDEVVAIHREMAAAAARIQPEAEYQGFLRQYGSAPDVPPCVTFDESLLEEGEPLEPGELQLNELTVESVQHTLTSVTDELAVATEMVFRRQEMVTQLQQELQNEEENTHPRERVQLLGKRQVLQEALQGLQVALCSQAKLQAQQELLQTKLEHLGPSEPPPVLLLQDDRHSTSSSEQEREGGRTPTLEILKSHISGIFRPKFSDKWVLNHEDLVLGEQIGRGNFGEVFSGRLRADNTLVAVKSCRETLPPDLKAKFLQEARILKQYSHPNIVRLIGVCTQKQPIYIVMELVQGGDFLTFLRTEGARLRVKTLLQMVGDAAAGMEYLESKCCIHRDLAARNCLVTEKNVLKISDFGMSREEADGVYAASGGLRQVPVKWTAPEALNYGRYSSESDVWSFGILLWETFSLGASPYPNLSNQQTREFVEKGGRLPCPELCPDAVFRLMEQCWAYEPGQRPSFSTIYQELQSIRKRHR, from the exons ATGGGCTTCTCTTCCGAGCTGTGCAGCCCCCAGGGCCACGGGGTCCTGCAGCAAATGCAGGAGGCCGAGCTTCGTCTACTGGAGGGCATGAGAAAGTGGATGGCCCAGCGGGTCAAGAGTGACAGGGAGTATGCAGGACTGCTTCACCACATGTCCCTGCAGGACAGTGGGGGCCAGAGCCGGGCCATCAGCCCTGACAGCCCCATCAGTCAG ACCCACAGCCAGGACATTGAGAAGCTGAAGAGCCAGTACCGAGCTCTGGCACGGGACAGTGCCCAAGCCAAGCGCAAGTACCAGGAGGCCAGCAAAG ACAAGGACCGTGACAAGGCCAAGGACAAGTATGTGCGCAGCCTGTGGAAGCTCTTCGCTCACCACAACCGCTATGTGCTGGGCGTGCGGGCTGCGCAGCtacaccaccagcaccaccaccagcTCCTGCTGCCCGGCCTGCTGCGGTCACTGCAGGACCTGCACGAGGAGATGGCTTGCATCCT GAAGGAGATCCTGCAGGAATACCTGGAGATTAGCAGCCTGGTGCAGGATGAGGTGGTGGCCATTCACCGGGAGATGGCTGCAGCTGCTGCCCGCATCCAGCCTGAGGCTGAGTACCAAGGCTTCCTGCGACAGTATGG GTCTGCACCTGACGTCCCACCCTGTGTCACATTCGATGAGTCGCTGCTTGAGGAGGGTGAACCGCTGGAGCCTGGGGAGCTCCAGCTGAACGAGCTGACTGTGGAGAGCGTGCAGCACAC GCTGACCTCAGTGACAGATGAGCTGGCTGTGGCCACCGAGATGGTGTTCAGGCGGCAGGAGATGGTTACGCAGCTGCAACAGGAGCTCCAGAATGAAGAGGAGAACACCCACCCCCGGGAGCG GGTGCAGCTGCTGGGCAAGAGGCAAGTGCTGCAAGAAGCACTGCAGGGGCTGCAGGTGGCACTGTGCAGCCAGGCCAAGCTGCAGGCCCAGCAGGAGTTGCTGCAGACCAAGCTGGAGCACCTGGGCCCCAGCGAGCCCCCGCCTGTGCTGCTCCTGCAGGATGACCGCCACTCCACGTCGTCCTCG GAGCAGGAGCGAGAGGGGGGAAGGACACCCACGCTGGAGATCCTTAAGAGCCACATCTCAGGAATCTTCCGCCCCAAGTTCTCG GACAAGTGGGTGCTGAACCATGAGGACCTGGTGTTGGGTGAGCAGATTGGACGG GGGAACTTTGGCGAAGTGTTCAGCGGACGCCTGCGAGCCGACAACACTCTGGTGGCGGTGAAGTCTTGTCGAGAGACGCTCCCACCTGACCTCAAGGCCAAGTTTCTACAGGAAGCGAG GATCCTGAAGCAGTACAGCCACCCCAACATCGTGCGTCTCATTGGTGTCTGCACCCAGAAGCAGCCCATCTACATCGTCATGGAGCTTGTGCAGG GGGGCGACTTCCTGACCTTCCTCCGCACGGAGGGGGCCCGCCTGCGGGTGAAGACTCTGCTGCAGATGGTGGGGGATGCAGCTGCTGGCATGGAGTACCTGGAGAGCAAGTGCTGCATCCACCG GGACCTGGCTGCTCGGAACTGCCTGGTGACAGAGAAGAATGTCCTGAAGATCAGTGACTTTGGGATGTCCCGAGAGGAAGCTGATGGGGTCTATGCAGCCTCAGGGGGCCTCAGACAAGTCCCCGTGAAGTGGACCGCACCTGAGGCCCTTAACTACG GCCGCTACTCCTCCGAAAGCGACGTGTGGAGCTTTGGCATCTTGCTCTGGGAGACCTTCAGCCTGGGGGCCTCCCCCTATCCCAACCTCAGCAATCAGCAGACACGGGAGTTTGTGGAGAAGG GGGGCCGTCTGCCCTGCCCAGAGCTGTGTCCTGATGCCGTGTTCAGGCTCATGGAGCAGTGCTGGGCCTATGAGCCTGGGCAGCGGCCCAGCTTCAGCACCATCTACCAGGAGCTGCAGAGCATCCGAAAGCGGCATCGGTGA